The Pyrus communis chromosome 14, drPyrComm1.1, whole genome shotgun sequence sequence GTACAGAGAACATCTCCCACCTAAAATTCGCTatatatgcaaaataattttGACATGACAAACAGTGCAACGCTTCTAACAACATGGTTCTAAAAAACTAGATGTTAGTCGGACGGCAGGCTGAAGCCTAGTGTCTAGACGGACTAActgaatttgtattttttaactaaatttattatatgatatataaataggtggatgtttacactaaaaaattatactcattgaaaaaataaataaatatttattaaagaccataagttttagagttttttaaataaataaatatttattataaatgCAATGTATTGTATAAattttagagtttttttttaaagaccATAAGTTTTAAGCTATTATTGggccttattttttttttttttttaataaatttgaagTTGGGTTTGCTAtaaatcttcaaaaaaaaaaaagccacaaaactttaattataaaaaaaaatctactaaCACTAGCAAACATTCGCCGCACCCACcctatttctctctcaaatCTCATCTGTTGTTTCTCTCTTGTATCTCAATCTGTGCAGACTGCAGAGATCTCTCCCTCCATCCCTCTCTGGAGAGatcgttctctctctccctccctatctctttccctctctctctttcactcAGATTTCGTCAGGAAATCTGAGGTCGGTGACTCGATGCGACCAGAGGTGTAAGACGACGGGGAAAACAATGACTGCAAGTGCGAGAGTATgcgagaaaaacaaaaaaggaccGCCTAACACCTCCCCACTTTTGTCCACCAGTTAGCACCTAATCGGGACAGCACCTCACAGACCAGCTCCTAAGCGTCACCTAGGCCGGTTTTTAGAACATTGTTTAATATTGTGGATCACAATCATTGATTAGGTTCATTATTGTCTTATGATATGTTTGATTCAAATTCAGAGTATAGCATGAACATCTCATATTGTCACACCTCCATTCCCTAATGAACTGAGCTCCCTAAGTACCACCACCTTCATCTTCTCACAACCACGAACTCAAATTTGAGTTTTGCTTTGTGAGAAACCAAGTTAGAGGCCGATACAATACAACGAGCTCCGATGAGATTCCAATTTCTCGTCAAGTTCTCGCCATGTTCCAACGAAGGTAAGGCTTCTAACGACTACCAATCTCTTTCTCGTGTTGAGTAGTGTAAGATTTATGTTGAAAACGATGAGATTTTGATGCAAATCAAAGAAAGTTTTCTCCTTTGCAATTTCCGACGAGTTTTGCAGAACTTCGACGAGCTTTTCCGACTTAATCTCGTCGAGTTTGACAAGTTGGAGTAACCAATCAACCCACCATCATCCCTTGTTCAAAATTCAAGCATTTCATGCTCGGATCTGCACGGATTCGAAGAGATTCGAAATCTTTTCGGCCAGTTTCAAGCCATTTTCGGCCATCTTTTGGATTCccaataggtataatcttattcctCTCATTTCAAGCTTCAATTTGAcataaagatcgtgaaaaaaAGATGAATCTTTACCTTGTTATATCTCTGTGAAAAAATTCGGAGAAACACCGGGCGACTGACGGAGGTCAGCGGCGGCTCTGGTAACTGGCGAAAGGAAGAAACGACCGAATATTATGTATTTTGTACGATGTCCGAAATCTTCTAGAGTTGGGCCAACGACGACAATATTCTACCACCGACACGTGCGTGCGCATGACGGCTATCAGCCTACCTGTGGCGGTGTGTGGAGGCGCATAAGCCATGTTTTAAGCACTTTCAACTTCTTTTTTAGCAAACAAAGGGAATTTCAAGTCTTTCCTTGGTAATTACAAGTTTTGGGTAGTTTAATAATTAGTATAATGGTTTTCCATATGGTGGAGACTTATCTTGAGGATTACAGAGGTCAAGCCACGTAAAGCAGCTACGACCCTATCATATATCAGCGAGTGGACTTTGTTTTCAAgcatatgtgacatcccacatcgtccagagtagtgatccttatatgtatattctcattcctacctagcatgaggccttttgggagctcactggctttggattccatcggaactccgaagttaagtgagtagcgtgcgagagcaatctcatgatgggtgactcactgggaagttgctcgtgagttcccaaaaacaaaaccgtgagggaatggtaagcccaaagcggacaatatcgtgctacggtggtggagcgggtctgggaagtggtccgccctagtgtgtgtgtacacatggctacattcatcaaaattaaccaaaaaattattgacccaaaacatgggtacattcttcaacatcatcaaaaaaaataataataataataattaggcttaataatattagtaaatttcttcgattaaatttaacatggatacattctcaaataaaaaaaaaattaaaaaataaaaaaaaataaaaagaagaaagaaagaatgtacccatataagtttaaaaatggattagaaaaaaattgaatagattatatataaaaaaaatggtacattttacctataacaaattggtatatttaagaatgagtacattttaagattaaaaaatttgaaaaaaattacatgaatggcaCATATAAttaacatgggtacatttagcaaaattaaaaatgggtacaaataaataaaaaaatatgggtacaaatacaaataaaactttataaaatatgggcacaaaaagaaattaatatataggtacaaattaaaactgaaaagaaaattggaaaaaaattaaaaaagggttgcaaattaaaaatgggtacaaactaaaaataaaaatatacgataaaaaatttagccataaatataaaaatactaattgtaacatttttaacattaaatgaatatatttagaaataaaaaatattttattattgaaataattaatgatgttattaataccaagGACCttgaacaaaaaatgaaaatgaataaagttttaatcaaaTGAGTAGTAAAAggaaggatgagaacctaatttctcctatatatatataattagttttCATAATTGCTTCGTTAAGGTGTTTTTACATTCTGTCATGTTTTTACTTATGAATACAAGTATTATTGGATGATGTTAATATCTATGAAATTATGATGGCATGATCATACATACTTTATTTGGTCATCATGTATGCTTGCACTGATGTTTATAGTACCCGTTTGTGCTAGGACCATCTTCATGTGTAGGTTCACATCATACAGTTACACCGATAATGGATACATTGTAGGTGTTAGACTGCACTAATTTCTTTTGCATCTAGGACTTGTATTTGACACGTTCAACACTAGCTTCATGTATATGTAGTACTAAAAAGTAGATTATTATACTCGTATGTTTACATAGCTACTTTCTGCATGTGTTTGTGTCTGCATAATTTAGATGAGCGTATTATATTAAGTTGTTGAGATATTTGTGATTTACCTGTACCCTTAATATAATTGcttttatacaatttattttggttttcatacttatacgtagtatgattttggAAGCTATATGGGTTTTACAACGAGGAGTAACTATGTTACAAAAACCCAAGGTTTTAAATAAATCATTATTTTTGTCCCTCACACTTTATGTTCTCCGCCTCCAGGACTTAGAAGCTGGATTATGTGGCGAGTGAGGGATCATTGGGGTATTCTAACATCCACTTCTGACAATGTAGGTAACATCTCCTACGTATAGATGTTgctacataaattttacattaaTAAGGAAACATAACTTAAACCTGAAACCCTTTAATTCGAGGTTTATTAATTTCTTAACCCTAAAAATTTCTGTACATATTTAGAAGGGAGTGGCCATGTTAAGGTTCACCCTACCTCCGCTGCTCAACCACTGACCAAAGCGCTACCATGCATGGACGATTTTGGTTTTGTTCGattattcttaataaaaattgtGACAACCAAACGAGACCAGACTGATGGTTTCTAGAACGGGTTGTCAGTTCTAATGATTTTGGATGATCTAAGATGAGAAAGAATAGTATCGTGCGACTGCGATTGACCAAACTATTTAGATCCGATCAGATCTAACTGAATTGGTATCATACTTGTTGATTCTATCGTATGAGAATTGAGAGAGACAAGAGATGGTTGAGGGATTGAGTAGCACCATTGGTGAAGGGAAAGGAAGATGgcacaagagagagagattgcagagcaagagagagaaggaaaagcGAACTTAGATTAGGAGGAACAAACAACTACTAGGTTTGTTATGAAGGAGCATATGTTCTTTTATATGGAGTGATTTATGACTTGTTTTGATGTGctttcaaaatgacaaaaaacgcttttagaaaaaatgttatcgggttccaaaagcatttaaagtgttttttataagaagcactagttatgtgtttctttcaggaaacactttaagtgtttttccataatttattagcatatttactaaagattgtttccaaaaaaataaatttcactgaaaacgctttcagtcattttaaaagcacatccaaacgagctcttatTTCGGTTGGAtcagattcaaaattttgaaaatcccGAATCGATTTAGAATGGTAAGTTTTTGGTTGATAACAGACTTCTCTTCATAGTAGTACTGGTAGAGTGACACATATGTGAGTTAGTTTTTGAAGAGTTTATTTTGGGTCGGATGAGATGTTGAGAAATAAGAAGAGGGAGCAGTGGGGGAGAGAAATCTGATagaattccttttttttttttttttttaaataacaatTGTTTATTGCTATTTTCTCTTATTAAAACAATAGTAAATAATTTCCTCGATTAAAAAAgggaaatatatatacatactacTTGGACTATACTAGGAGTGTGCGCAAACACTACACAAgctaaaaaatttatcaatttacCGCTTGAACTCCATTTCAATTTAGATGCACCACTtccattatttttttgtcaGAAAAATTAGTCAAAGCATGTTATTTAGCAAGTAATGATAGAGTGATCAAAATtatcaatagaaaataaatacgttaatcaacgtttaaataataatccaattatcaactacattatttagtttgtaaatttgatttaaaaaatttagtatgTCAGCTTTTCCtcttttgtaaaccaaatgataagGAGACCAAATTGATAAATTGAATTTTATAGaccaaataatgtaaattatgatatttagattattaaatgttatttaacgagtttatttcttattacgacattatttggtttcttaagaccatctccaacaataggctaaatgccaaatttccccccaaatTTCCCCCCcccaaaccatctccaacccatgCTAAAACATTGGGCTAAATGCCAAATGTTAAAGTTGGGCCAAATACCCCCCagaattccccccccccccccgcgcgaCTGGACTCGCTGGCCCAAAGGCCAGTCTCAGCCCGTTCACTCGCCAACGCCCCCCACGCGGAGCGCTTGCTGTCCGTTCCCGACAGGGTGGGCCCCGCTGTGAGCGGGTTGTCAGCCACCCAGATCACCTTCAACGGTTGCGTTTCAAggaccgttggttgatccaacggtccagattcaaatttgattttttaaaatatgttattttaaaatacattgaatccaacggctaagatcaaatataatcaaatctaacggtaaaaaaaaaaagatctaacggcccaaatttaaatctaacggttaaaataattaaaaaaaattatttaactcaaaattcaccaaaaactctataaatacctatgtatttgttcaaacatccacacaaaactcaaatttctcttacaattcttccaatttatctttctaccatttctttccatttccaaattgttcaacatggcaagagagcatattaCATGTCATAATTGGACTTGTGAGGAAGATATTGCTCTATGCTTGGCATGAGtttctgttagcgaagatggtgcagtTGGTACTAATCAAAATAAGAAGGTTTTGTGAgataaaatcattgcaaagtttcaagaaaactgCAATGGTAAGAAAACTGCAATGGTAGCAGGCgggatggtggtggtgtttatgatcggtggaagactatcaacaaagcatgcactttatggaagggaagcttggagagagccgtGGTTGGCATGGCTAGTGGGAGGAACACCATATAAATTGTGagttttgttcttgatattttatttgtcatgtacataatattatgttgcaactaattatttttatgtattttttgcatagggtgacaaagcaatggaaatttacaagacaagagtaacaccaaaaaatcaagtttttaagttgcaacatgcttgggacatcctcaaggattgtccaaGGTAGGGAACCGATGCGGACCAACAatggggaagattatttcaacgTGAAGTTGCACAGACAAATGTCAGAGATGAAGGTGTTGATGAAGGTGTTGATGAAAGGACCTCAtctccttcttttgcaaggcccccaggaagagataagcaaaaggaagcaaagagaaaagggaagtcccaagatctgATGAGTGGACACTTTGATACCGGAATGGCAAAATTGAACGAAACTAATAGCGCTCGCCAAGAAGAAGCGGCCCGAATGCGTTTGCAAATGAAGGAAATCTCGGATAGGGAGGAAAATAGGTTTGAAATTGAATTCATGATGAAGGACCTTAgcaaatacactccagagaggaagaagttcttacgtggtaagcaaaaggaaattatgCGAAAGTCTGCCTCAaagagtatatttcaagatgatgaatcTTCTGAACCCTATATCCCAACATTTCAAcgaagtccatcaccaagtgaAGATGGTGGATATGATTGTTAAATTTATGTAGTGTATGAATTATGTGctttattaattaagtttattaattgtgGTTTGTGAATTATAATTTATGTCTTATTAATTATCCAATAATTTATGTCTTATTATTCCCCACTTTGATGTAGAAtagatgccttcaataattcAACCTCCATTTAATCATTTATCCAACGTACTAGACAAAATACTTTGCACAAAAAGACACctaaatttattactagaaaataataacatagtacacttaaaattattacataaatgCATAACCAACATCATCAACGTTCACCTTCTCGGCGCCATACATGCTCAACCAAATCTTTACAGAGTGTGTCATGACATTGAGGAGCTTGAATTCTATTTAAACATCTCATATACTCACTCAAGGTGACCCTATCCTGTTGGGTCTCATATGTGGTTGGAGCGAGATATTTAACATCTTTTGCAATAGCTCTTGCATGTGTTGGTTGGTCATCATCCACATCTTCGTctgaatcttcttcaatttcaatgtactcatcttccacaatcatgttgtgcaaaattatgcacgtcatcatgattgaATGGAGGTCTTCGGACTGCCAAAATCATGCAGGCCCTCTAACAATGGCCCATCGAGCTTGTAGAATCCCGAACGTTctctccacatccttcctgtaAGACTCTTGCCTCTGCGAATATAATTTCTTCTTTGCACATGAGAAAAACTTTTGAAAAAAGTAGACCAACTAGGATAAATACCATCAGTTAGGTAGTAACCTAGCTCATACCTATTACCATTTACCTTGTACCGAAATTCTGGTGCCCATCCATTGACAACATTATCGAATAAAGGAGAAGACCAAAGAACGTTGATATCGTTGTTTGATCCAGGAACGCCgaagaaagcatgccaaatccatgtgtcgTAAGATGCCACAGCCTCGAGCACGATGGTTGGCTTGTCATGACAGCCCTTGAATTGGCCAGCCCAAGCAGTAGGACAATTCTTCCACTCCCAATGCATACAATCGAGACTTCctatcatgccagggaagcctcttTTTTCTGCCTTGCGTAGAAGTCTCTTCAAGTCTGCACGATTTGGGTAGCGGAGGTATGTGGCTCCATATATGCCTTCAATTGCCTTACAGAAGCGCATCAGTTTCTCAATAACAGTACTTTCTGCAAGTCGGCAATACTTGTCAGTTGAGTCTGTAGAGCATCCATTAGCTAGCATGCGAAAAGCAGATGTGAGATTCTGATGAGGTGATAGACCTTGTCGGCCTGTGGCATCTACCCTCCGTTCAAAGTAGTGGTCATGATTGACAACTGCATTCAAGATGCTTTCAAAAAGCTCTCTCCTCATCCGAAACCGCCTCCAAAAATCATGAGAAGGAAATCTCGAACGCTCgatgaaataatctttcatcattTGATCATGACACTCTTCTCTATCACGCTGCACATATGAACGCTCCGTGACAGAACCACGATGGCTAGATTCGCCATCGTGCTCAGATTGCATAAACGAGTTGATAAGTTCAACTTCAGCAGTGAACAATTCTGCATCCTCAATCTGCATCCTTGCTTGGTATTGTGTCATCTGCATTGCCATACTACGCCTTCTTCTATCacccattgatgagatattgaggatttttaggaaacaaaaactctttgaaagttgaaatattggtgaatatagaggatgattgaaggttgaaagGTTGTGTGATAAACAAATATTggacatatgtttatatagaggatgatttctgaaagtttggtgttgaatggttggtgaaagttgaaagtttggtgttgaacagttggtgaaagttgaaagtttggtgttcaacggttggtgaattgaaaatttggtgttgaaaggttggtgaattgaaagttaGCCCAGGGTTGAAAGATTGGTAAAAGTTGACGGCTTGCTTTGTGggaaatttagtgatttttcaatatttatcggaatttaaatttttttagattcaaatgttcataaaattaatttacgacaatctacatatttatttttttttaaaaaaatttaatttaagaaaaaaaatatcctaagttcattctttaataatcccgggctaaaattttaggccagaacggttggagtagaaaagttgtttctgggctaaaagctaaatttttcggactaaaatatttggcttttagcccaaccattgaaAATGGTCTAAGAAAAATATTCATAGTCaaagtgataaaaaaaataaaaacaaactgttttattaaaataaagcaAGTGCCGGTGAAGAGACGCAAGTTCGGAGCATTTCATTGGAGCAGAAATGCACTTCTGCCTTGCCTGTGTTCCAGTAGCCATAGACGCCATAACCAGGCCACGTTCCTTCCTTCCTCTGCCAGGTAGGCCGCCTTCCAAGATCGTCTTCTACCTCCAGACTCGgtcttcttcttctcattccCAAATCAATTTCAGACACTTCCACCCTCTCTTGTCGCTGGCTCACTCAGATTCCCACTCACCACAACAATCTCCAAGCGTCGGGCTCGCCGCAGCCAACTGACGTCAGCTCCCTCCACTATGCTTCCAGAAAACCCTGTGGTTGCTGACATTTGCGCCGCCTTAATTGCAGGCGGCGTTGCTCTTTTCTTCCTGCTGTTGTGGGAAGAAACCGCCAAGCGTGGGATCTTCGACCAGGTCAAAATCCCATCTTTAATCGTATAATGTGTATTTTGTACGTATTTTGTACTGTTTCTATTTGGGAACGCTATTTTTGGTCTTAGCCTTGGTGGGTTTTGTTGGGTTTTGATTGATTTGTAGGAAAGTACTGATCTTTTTGCTGACAATTAAGAACTGTAACACAAATGGGTTAACAGTTGAAATTTGTAACACTTTTGAATTGGTGCACTAATTACTGATCACTTCCAATTTCCAAATGAGGCTGTTTGATACTTGAGTATCAAAGAAGCGTACTTGGTTGTTCCACTAAAGCCGCCATGGATGCGAAGAGTGGACCAAAAGCATGCCTCAAGGCTGATGCCTCATGCAGCAAAAGTGAATGTAGTTGGTATAAGCAATAGCTAATGTTGAGAGTGTGAATCCCGCGTCCCAGAATTGTAGTCATGGATGATAGTTTAAATGCTCTTAAGCCTCTTtgcatattgccaattggttttgggATGTTCTTCACATTCTAACAGTATAGACTAAAGAATGACTTTGTTAAAACTTGATCTGTTAGTGTTTAGGGGTTCTGTATGGTAGTTATCCATGCTGAAAATGCTTTCAGATTTTCTTATCTATTACCATCTTTTGATAGCATGATTGCAATTAGATTTGTTATATAGTTTTTATGCTATGGATCATTATACCCCAAACAAGGGAGTGATCAGTTGAGAATGGGATGTACTAGATGGTCTTACAATCCAGGAGTTGTATTGGGCCTTACAGTTTTGTCTAATGCAGTACGTCATTGATCAAATTCTCAGCTTTATTCGGGGCCTCTAAGCATAAATGTGCACATAATACTACATAGCAAGCAATGGTTTCAAATTATTGTGTCAGAACCTGATTATGATACATTGGTCTTGTAAATTTATTACTTTAAGACTTTTGCTTGGCTTTTTGCCTTCTTCAGTTCAGATAGAGGAGAAGGGTATCTGATCCTAGCTTGGGTTCTGCTCCAATATATGTATTTTGATGGGCAAAATCTTGACATTGGATTCAACTTAATCGTTATAACGTTTTATTATAATTCAAGGTGGTCGATCATAACCTTCTCAACTAAACTTGTCTTGGAAGCCTGCCCATTTGAATTCAGTTACTTTTTCTCATGTAGAATCTCAATAGAAAGCTTGTGCACGTGAGCATTGGCCTAGTTTTCATGCTTTGCTGGCCACTGTTCAGGTACTCTCTTGACTAAAAAAGTCGTAATACTTTTCTTCATGAATCTGCTCAATAATAGCTACTATGTACAATTGCAGTTCTGGCCTTCAAGGAGCATTTTTAGCATCTCTTACTCCAGGCCTCAATATCTTCCGAATGCTTCTATTGGGACTTGGAATATGGAAAGATGAAGCCACAGTGAAATCAATGAGCAGATACGGAGACTACAGGTAGTGGTTTTGAACAATCTGTTACTTCAACCATGTCAAGTGGAATATCTCTGCCATGATCCCAAATATGACTGACTTTGGTCCTTTGTAGAGAGTTCATTGCTAATTTGCTGTGAAGTAACCCAGCTACTTGACCCCAATCTTcttatgaaaaacaaaataatttttattaacataatataaaaaACAAGGGCAAATGTAGCGGTAAGTTTCAATTCCCAACTTACCATATGACCTCTTTTCCCTTCACCAAAACATTCCAAAAGAAATGTCTCATTAGTTTTTCCGATATGTTTGTAACTTTGCGTAGAACTGTAAAGAGAGAGATGATAATCAACACAATGCCCGAACTCAAATCTGATAAAACTTATAGTCTACCATCCTTTCAATCTCTTCTCTACTTTCTTCACAACTGAATCCCATAATTTAACACAGAGATGACGGATGGAAGACCCAAGTATCTCATGCCACAATTCCTAAAAAACTTAGCTTGACCAGAGGAAAAATTGCTTCATCTCATTGGCCAACAGAAGGAATAGGTTTTGGTTATTTACTACTTCATTGGCCACCTAATTTGCAATACGTGCTAGCGGGAACCAAAATTTGTACAGAGCTATGTATGAGCAAAGgcaaaaaacaaattttgttcgATGCGATGATTTTTTAATTAACCTTTACTTTATGCATCAGGGAACTTCTCAAGGGACCACTGTACTATGCCACGACAATAACCTTGGCTTGTCTAATCTATTGGAGAACTTCTCCTATTGCAATTGCTCTTATATGCAATTTGTGCGCTGGAGATGGTACATCTAATTGATTCAGTTTGTCCATTCTGTTCTCTtggacttctttttttttaataaaacactAGATCTCACAGCAGAACTGCTCAGGACTTCTCTCAAATTTCTATTACTTGATTGCTTCAGGTTTAGCTGACATTGTTGGTAGGCGGTTTGGTACTCAGAAAATTCCATACAACAGAAACAAATCTATAGCTGGTAGTGTTGCAATGGCATCTGCTGGTTTTTTAACATCTATCGGGTAGCTTTTGCTGGTTTACTTTTCTGCTCTTTCAGACCTGGATTGAATATCAGAATCTAGCATGTTTCTTAACAATTGGTAATGCTGTGACAGGTACATGCACTATTTCTCCAGCTTCGGGTTTGTTCAGGAAAGTTGGGGCATGGTTTTGGGTTTCTTGGTTGTGTCTCTTGCCTCGGCACTGGTAGAATCCCTCCCCATAAGCACTGAGCTTGACGACAACCTAACAGTTTCACTTACTTCTGTGTTAGTTGGCAGTTTGGTTTTCTGATATGGGGAACCCTTGTAAATAGCAGCCAAATTAGGAAAATCGATGAAGGCAAGTTCGGGGAACAACCATCAGTTGCCGCTGGCCAACTTGATTGGGTGTTGTATTGTACGTGTACTCTAGCATTGTTTATTAGCTTTACTATGTGTAACAATAATACCGTATCAATAAACAATGAAACCGCGATTCTCTTTCGTGAAAATTCATGACATTGCATATTATTTACCATTCCTGCATGAATAAGAAGACTCTGTTTCTTCTTGTAATCTGAAGCATTCAGCGTGCATCGATGCATTTTCTGTATGTGTTCTATGTAGTCTTAATTTAGCCCACAAATCAACGGAAAATGTTTGCTGCACAATCTTCCACTCTGGTTTATGCATTTTTGAGTTCCAGAAAATGCTTAGATCACAGATACATGTAGCAGGAGCACAAAAAACCGAAACAAAGTTCTTCGATATGAAGAGCTGCTCTTTCTTCCTTGAGGCGAAGTTTTGAAAGAAGTTTTCGATATCAATCATTTTACTAACTCAAAGGAGGCAGATGAATTTAGCGAAATAATACCAGAAAACATGAATTAAAATAGAAAGATATTTTGGTGGGTGATTGACAATTCAGACCATATAAATACACAGATATATAAGCCTACTTTAGACAAGCTGTAGGGGTTAAAGAGACATTTTAGAGTGATACCGACATGGAAGGCTCTCATCAGAACCACATCCCCGATTACATGTTAGCCATACAAAGCCCAGACACCAAAGCTCCTACGCAAAGTTCTCCGAGTACAGCATGAATGATATCCGCACACCATTTTTCTCCTTTTGCacatttttgttcatttctaCACGCTTATTCTGGTTCGATATATTCAATCCAAGGGCTAGAAATAAACAAGCGCGTGCAACAGGAAAAAGAAAGGTGGGTTGAAACCGCAACGTTATGAACTAGGGTTTCTTATAACTTCACTACTACACCTCCTCAATGGCAACTCTGTTGAGCTTGCACCATGTTCATCTGCCCTCCTTTTCATAAACCATGATGAAAAACAACTACACGGCTTCCGAACGACGTTGGAGTCTTCATCGAGCGAAGATCGCGGATGACAATTCTTCGCTCGCCGGAGACGGGAAATCACGAGAAGGCAGAAAATGAAGGCAGCAAACAGAAGAATCACAACCACCATCATGACCTCTCCATGCAAGGCGTAGTGCCTGTCAAGC is a genomic window containing:
- the LOC137715695 gene encoding uncharacterized protein; amino-acid sequence: MGDRRRRSMAMQMTQYQARMQIEDAELFTAEVELINSFMQSEHDGESSHRGSVTERSYVQRDREECHDQMMKDYFIERSRFPSHDFWRRFRMRRELFESILNAVVNHDHYFERRVDATGRQGLSPHQNLTSAFRMLANGCSTDSTDKYCRLAESTVIEKLMRFCKAIEGIYGATYLRYPNRADLKRLLRKAEKRGFPGMIGSLDCMHWEWKNCPTAWAGQFKGCHDKPTIVLEAVASYDTWIWHAFFGVPGSNNDINVLWSSPLFDNVVNGWAPEFRYKVNGNRYELGYYLTDGIYPSWSTFFKSFSHVQRRNYIRRGKSLTGRMWRERSGFYKLDGPLLEGLHDFGSPKTSIQS